The following coding sequences lie in one Rutidosis leptorrhynchoides isolate AG116_Rl617_1_P2 chromosome 6, CSIRO_AGI_Rlap_v1, whole genome shotgun sequence genomic window:
- the LOC139852948 gene encoding protein SOSEKI 3-like yields MEGKVRKYGQRHQQLSPDRAKVWKERSPRYQRRRPEPEMELEVQPESRKVPVVYYLCRNRQLEHPHFIEVPLVSSEGLFLRDVIEKLNGLRGRGMASMYSWSCKRSYKNGFVWHDLCEDDLILPATGNEYVLKGSEIVEECNSGRYTPAVKLQSVKSLPEPPSATSQEDSSSSTTMSGRETKSSHDDELFPPVRFSSSSGVSPESRNEKSTTSNSCLSLTEYKIYKCDGLTDASTQTDENVRTNKAQETCTRGVSTDDLALESLSNESPQNQPSRVKDNSEIQIDPSPPSYENSSVGKTETLESLIKADASNFNGFKRLEAGQMPVNSSLRATEMLMQLISCGSISVKDHNFGLIPSYKPRFSDSKFQSPLFSTSVMLGELDCLPDNPRFMSMRLEDKEYFSGSLIETKIPKEEGVATLKRSSSYNADRTNNGDPIVIDKEEAPTRSKCIPRSLKGSLSKHTKSESMRSPVSEPRISSESGPTSRIVSPCPSNGSSKRMTGQCSSRKQSGRLESFREEKEKVHKIEES; encoded by the exons ATGGAGGGAAAAGTAAGGAAGTATGGGCAGAGGCATCAGCAATTGAGTCCTGATAGAGCTAAAGTATGGAAGGAAAGGTCTCCTAGGTATCAGCGAAGGCGGCCGGAACCGGAGATGGAACTGGAGGTGCAACCAGAGAGTCGAAAAGTACCTGTGGTTTATTATCTATGTCGAAATCGGCAGCTCGAACATCCGCATTTTATTGAAGTTCCTCTTGTGTCATCTGAAGGTCTTTTTTTAAGAG aTGTGATTGAGAAGCTTAATGGTTTGAGAGGAAGGGGCATGGCTTCTATGTATTCATGGTCTTGCAAGAG GAGTTACAAAAATGGGTTTGTTTGGCATGATCTTTGTGAAGATGATTTAATTCTTCCTGCTACTGGTAACGAATATGTGCTTAAAGGCTCTGAGATTGTTGAAGAATGTAATTCAG GTCGTTACACTCCTGCTGTAAAATTGCAGAGCGTAAAATCGTTACCTGAACCACCATCTGCTACAAGTCAAGAAGACTCTTCATCTTCAACAACTATGAGTGGAAGAGAGACTAAAAGTTCTCATGACGATGAACTATTTCCTCCTGTTCGCTTTTCTAGTTCTTCGGGTGTGTCTCCTGAGTCTCGAAACGAAAAAAGTACAACATCGAACAGTTGTCTCAGCTTAACAGAATACAAGATCTACAAATGTGATGGTCTTACTGATGCCTCCACTCAAACTGACGAAAATGTTAGAACTAATAAAGCTCAAGAAACCTGCACACGAGGTGTTTCAACTGATGACCTGGCATTAGAATCTTTATCCAACGAGTCTCCTCAAAACCAACCTTCACGCGTGAAAGATAATTCCGAAATTCAAATAGATCCTTCCCCTCCATCTTATGAAAATTCATCCGTGGGAAAAACCGAAACTTTAGAGTCGTTGATCAAAGCTGATGCTAGTAACTTTAATGGGTTTAAAAGGTTAGAAGCTGGTCAAATGCCGGTCAACTCAAGCCTCAGGGCGACAGAAATGCTAATGCAACTGATCTCGTGTGGGTCAATATCGGTCAAAGATCACAACTTTGGTCTAATTCCATCTTACAAGCCACGATTCTCGGATTCAAAATTCCAGTCACCTTTATTCTCGACGTCTGTAATGTTGGGGGAGCTTGATTGCTTGCCTGACAATCCTAGGTTTATGAGCATGAGGTTAGAAGATAAAGAATACTTCAGTGGGAGTTTAATAGAGACGAAAATACCCAAGGAAGAAGGCGTTGCTACCCTAAAAAGATCATCTTCTTACAATGCAGACAG GACCAATAATGGTGATCCAATTGTTATAGATAAAGAAGAAGCACCAACACGTAGCAAGTGTATTCCGAGATCACTGAAGGGATCACTCAGTAAACACACAAAGAGTGAGTCTATGAGATCCCCTGTTTCTGAGCCACGGATCTCGTCTGAGTCGGGCCCCACTTCACGAATCGTATCACCGTGTCCTTCAAATGGCAGTAGCAAAAGAATGACAGGGCAATGTTCGTCTAGGAAACAATCTGGCAGATTGGAGTCCTTTCGGGAAGAGAAGGAAAAAGTGCATAAAATCGAAGAAAGTTAA